One genomic region from Gossypium hirsutum isolate 1008001.06 chromosome D13, Gossypium_hirsutum_v2.1, whole genome shotgun sequence encodes:
- the LOC121225027 gene encoding uncharacterized protein, giving the protein MKGLVYGLEQGPNGAPMEDDVPFVDGESDGGDKVLKMSKGDNNDALMKVQQQLDRHTVAITQINATLQALNTTLNEVRVNQKHQYRDPIKEDRDNQPHRCNPQRVPRMDDDCHDHGQSSLAKPKSEQQREHLFHTRCHVQGKLCRVIIDGESCSNIASTTMVEKLCLTTTKHPQPYQLQGLSNEGQFRVTQQVRIAFSIGKYQDEVVCDVMPIQACHLLLGEPWQLDRKVTHDGRTNRYSFKHQGKKLTLVPLTLEQVHEDQIKLKNSVKTSEEKEKKNEKEQKEIESEKECETEKKIEKEVEERRENEL; this is encoded by the exons ATGAAGGGTTTGGTTTATGGTCTTGAACAGGGTCCTAATGGCGCTCCTATGGAAGATGACGTCCCATTTGTGGATGGTGAGAGTGACGGTGGAGATAAG gttttgaagatgtctaaaggtgataataatgatgcacttatgaaagtccaacaacagttagacagacatactgttgcaatcacacaaataaatgctacacttcaagcattgaatactactttgaatgaggtacgagtgaatcaaaaacatcaatatcgagatccaattaaggaagatagggataaccaaccccataggtgcaaccctcaacgtgtccctagaatggatgatgattgtcatgatcatggacaatcatctttggcaaaaccaaagagcgagcagcaacgagaacatctctttcatactcgctgccacgtacaaggtaagctttgtagagttattattgatggtgaaagttgctcgaacatagccagcacgacgatggtggaaaagctttgcttaaccactaccaagcatccacaaccttatcaactacaagggcttagcaacgaaggccaatttagggtcactcaacaagtgcgcatcgccttttctatcggtaagtatcaagacgaagttgtgtgcgacgtaatgcctattcaagcctgccatttgttgctaggagaaccgtggcaactggatcgaaaagtcactcacgatggtcgtaccaataggtattctttcaagcatcaaggaaagaaactcaccttagtgccgctcactctggaacaagtccatgaggaccaaatcaaactgaaaaattctgttaaaacaagtgaggaaaaagaaaaaaagaatgaaaaagagcaaaaagagattgagagtgaaaaggaatgtgaaacagaaaagaaaattgaaaaagaagttgaagaaagaagagaaaatgagttataa
- the LOC107920526 gene encoding glucuronoxylan 4-O-methyltransferase 3, with the protein MRSNSKPHSPFNTKLILICASVVLFVFLLITTTSSFSKPPISQSHLSNSTHPVDDSEPTPLDCPSLPLTPTCTKTPPSLANALIHYATTNITPQQTLKEISVSARVLEKKAPCNFLVFGLGHDSLMWAGLNHGGRTVFLEEDKAWIEQIKQKLPSLESYHVEYVTKVHQADDLLETGMKEECKVVGDPRFSKCDLALKGFPNEIYDIEWDLIMVDAPTGFHDEAPGRMNAIYTAGLMARNREEGETDVFVHDVNRVVEDKFSMAFLCEGYLREQQGLLRHFTIPSHRSRSGRPFCP; encoded by the coding sequence ATGAGGTCCAACTCCAAACCTCATTCTCCTTTTAACACCAAGCTCATCCTCATCTGTGCTTCTGTTGTTCTCTTCGTCTTCCTTCTCATTACCACCACCTCTTCCTTTTCCAAACCCCCCATTTCACAATCCCATCTCTCCAACTCCACACACCCTGTCGACGACAGTGAACCAACCCCACTAGATTGCCCATCCCTTCCCTTGACCCCAACATGCACCAAAACTCCACCTTCTCTAGCCAATGCCCTCATCCACTATGCCACCACCAACATCACCCCACAACAAACCCTCAAGGAAATCTCGGTTTCCGCTAGAGTTTTAGAGAAGAAAGCCCCTTGCAACTTCTTGGTATTCGGGTTAGGACATGACAGTCTGATGTGGGCAGGTCTTAACCATGGTGGTCGTACCGTTTTCCTAGAAGAAGACAAGGCATGGATCGAACAGATCAAGCAAAAACTTCCCAGTTTGGAATCGTACCATGTTGAGTATGTAACCAAAGTCCACCAAGCAGATGATCTGCTAGAGACGGGAATGAAGGAGGAGTGCAAAGTGGTGGGTGATCCTAGATTCTCCAAATGTGACTTAGCACTCAAAGGGTTCCCAAACGAGATATATGACATAGAATGGGATCTGATCATGGTTGATGCCCCAACTGGGTTCCATGATGAAGCCCCTGGGAGAATGAATGCCATCTACACTGCAGGGCTGATGGCTAGGAATAGAGAAGAAGGGGAGACTGATGTGTTTGTGCATGATGTGAACAGAGTTGTTGAAGATAAGTTCTCAATGGCTTTTCTTTGTGAAGGCTATTTGAGGGAGCAACAAGGATTACTAAGACATTTCACCATTCCCAGTCACAGGTCTCGCTCTGGAAGACCCTTTTGTCCTTGA